The following are encoded together in the Synchiropus splendidus isolate RoL2022-P1 chromosome 7, RoL_Sspl_1.0, whole genome shotgun sequence genome:
- the zbtb26 gene encoding zinc finger and BTB domain-containing protein 26 produces MADNQVILQFRFATFGDSMLQKMNLLRHQKRFCDVVVCINQLEVPGHKVVFAAGSSFLRDQFILQQSSKEVRISMIQEAKIGRQLLLSCYTGQLEFPELELVHYLTVASFLQMDHIVEQCTQALSKFIKPQPQRKLEMDLEMRGESGDEDLPSQVLRKQDQSPVEPVHQDMEEVEEVEEEDEAELIEDNSGDEIIMEPKPPVQVSGAYSRHGTRENHVDIVKVESDTAENSISSHFSTSPAAPLCSPEPQHSLINSTVDVAGRGPEVAASPASASYLPASAPVYPSVEKHAGYQRSYDKPPHWYHQCPKCARVFRQLENYANHLKMHKLFMCLLCGKTFTQKGNLHRHMRVHAGIKPFQCKICGKTFTQKCSLLDHLNLHSGDKPHRCNYCDMVFAHKPVLRKHLKQIHGKNSFDNANEGSLHDGVADEYEACGHFYSAVNPASSDFPSSLRHCKDDSV; encoded by the coding sequence ATGGCTGACAACCAGGTGATTCTGCAGTTCCGCTTTGCCACATTCGGTGACTCCATGTTGCAGAAGATGAATCTCCTGCGTCACCAGAAACGCTTCTGTGACGTGGTGGTCTGTATAAACCAGCTGGAGGTCCCTGGTCACAAAGTGGTGTTCGCTGCCGGCTCGTCTTTCCTCAGGGACCAGTTCATTCTTCAGCAGAGCTCCAAAGAGGTCCGTATTTCCATGATCCAGGAGGCCAAGATAGGCCgccagctgctgctctcctgctACACCGGTCAGTTGGAGTTCCCCGAGCTGGAATTGGTCCATTACCTGACTGTGGCCAGCTTCCTCCAAATGGACCACATTGTGGAACAGTGCACTCAGGCCCTCAGTAAGTTCATCAAGCCACAGCCACAGCGCAAGCTGGAGATGGACTTGGAGATGAGGGGCGAGAGTGGAGATGAGGACTTACCTTCCCAGGTGTTGAGAAAACAAGATCAGTCACCGGTGGAGCCGGTGCATCAGGacatggaggaggtggaggaggtggaagaggaggacgaggccGAGTTGATAGAGGACAACAGTGGGGATGAAATCATAATGGAGCCCAAACCCCCCGTGCAGGTGTCCGGTGCTTACTCTCGACATGGCACGCGGGAGAACCATGTGGATATTGTGAAAGTGGAGTCGGATACAGCAGAGAACTCCATCAGCAGCCACTTCTCCACGAGCCCGGCTGCGCCCCTCTGCTCCCCTGAGCCTCAGCACTCCCTCATCAACTCCACAGTGGACGTGGCGGGCCGTGGCCCTGAGGTGGCCGCCTCCCCGGCCTCCGCCAGCTACCTGCCCGCCTCGGCGCCGGTCTACCCCTCTGTTGAGAAGCATGCTGGCTACCAGAGGAGCTACGATAAGCCCCCCCACTGGTACCACCAGTGTCCCAAGTGTGCCAGAGTGTTCCGGCAGCTGGAGAATTACGCCAACCACTTGAAGATGCACAAACTGTTCATGTGCCTCTTGTGTGGCAAGACCTTCACGCAGAAGGGAAACCTGCACAGGCACATGCGCGTCCACGCCGGCATCAAACCGTTCCAGTGCAAAATCTGTGGGAAGACCTTCACTCAGAAGTGCTCTTTGTTGGATCACCTGAACCTACACAGCGGAGACAAGCCCCACCGCTGCAACTACTGCGACATGGTGTTCGCTCACAAGCCGGTGCTCCGGAAGCATCTCAAGCAGATTCACGGGAAGAACAGCTTCGACAACGCGAACGAGGGCAGCCTGCATGACGGCGTGGCCGATGAGTACGAAGCCTGTGGACATTTCTATTCAGCCGTGAACCCCGCCAGCTCTGACTTCCCCTCCAGTTTAAGACATTGTAAAGATGATTCCGTGTAA
- the idua gene encoding alpha-L-iduronidase encodes MRWQTFSIVALLLQSTMVSASVFVVKVDVRRPVAELKHFWRSTGFCPPLPHTEADQFDLSIDQQLNLAFVGSVPHEGIQQVRIHWMLELISAEVNNGQLLFNFTKLDQLIELLWMNGLKPGFELMGSVSNYFTDFEDKAQVVAWRNLVYQLAQRYIDRYGLGHVSQWNFETWNEPNNHDFDNVSVSIEGFLNYYDACSEGLRAASSMLKFGGPGDSCHSPPHSPYCWAMLQHCYNGTNYFTGETGVRLDYIALHKKGGGASMPILQQEVQTMEEIQKRFPAFSNLPVYNDEADPLVGWARPQEWRADVTYAAMAVKVIQQHQDLLLRNTNSSINYTLLSNDNAFLSYHPHPFTQRTLLARFQVNNTRPPHVQLIRKPILTVMGLLALLGDAQVWAQVWDPAGDDNSTVGVLASTHEAKTSGSSDSWQTSVLIYCSDDNRTSSQTHDVTVSLEGLAPRRGFFSSDLVYVAYYMDNNVTNPYRLWQSMGSPSFPTPEQFRQLRSMQDAHVDGPWPLPAGDKLTLKFKLLLPSVLLLHVCARPQAEPEQVNGLRFIRITRGQVLIVWSDHCLHSKCILTFEVEFSRSRTSFRRVNEQNVAFSSFVFSPVDEEVNGWYRVRAVDYWGRPGRYSLPEEYSEVKR; translated from the exons ATGAGGTGGCAGACTTTTTCTATCGTTGCACTTCTCCTTCAAAGCACAATGGTTTCCGCGtctgtgtttgttgtgaaaGTGGACGTGAGGAGACCAGTGGCGGAGCTGAAGCATTTCTGGAGAAGCACCGGTTTCTG CCCTCCACTGCCTCACACTGAAGCCGACCAGTTCGACTTGAGCATCGACCAGCAGCTGAACTTGGCTTTTGTGGGCTCAGTTCCACATGAAGGGATCCAGCAGGTCCGGATTCACTGGATGTTGGAGCTGATCTCTGCTGA AGTAAACAATGGACAACTGCTGTTCAATTTCACCAAGCTGGACCAGCTTATAGAGCTCCTGTGGATGAATGGACTTAAACCAG GATTTGAACTGATGGGCAGCGTCTCAAACTACTTCACTGATTTCGAAGACAAAGCCCAGGTTGTGGCGTGGAGGAACCTGGTCTACCAGCTTGCCCAGAGGTACATCG ACAGATATGGTTTGGGACACGTCTCTCAGTGGAACTTTGAAACTTGGAATGAGCCCAATAACCACGACTTCGATAATGTCAGTGTTTCAATTGAAG GGTTTCTGAACTACTACGATGCCTGTTCGGAAGGTCTGCGCGCCGCCAGCAGCATGTTAAAGTTTGGGGGTCCTGGAGACTCCTGTCACTCTCCCCCACACTCACCGTACTGCTGGGCCATGCTCCAACACTGCTACAACGGCACCAACTACTTCACTGGAGAGACCGGAGTCCGACTAGACTACATCGCTCTGCACAAAAAG GGCGGCGGCGCCTCCATGCCAATCCTGCAGCAGGAGGTCCAGACTATGGAGGAGATTCAGAAGCGCTTCCCTGCCTTCAGCAACCTGCCTGTTTACAACGATGAGGCCGACCCTCTGGTGGGCTGGGCCCGGCCTCAGGAGTGGAGGGCAGACGTCACCTACGCTGCCATGGCGGTCAAA GTgatccagcagcatcaggaCCTTCTGCTTCGGAACACAAACAGCAGTATCAACTACACGCTGCTCAGCAACGACAACGCCTTCCTCAGCTACCATCCTCATCCCTTCACCCAGCGCACGCTGCTGGCTCGATTCCAGGTCAACAACACTCGCCCGCCTCACGTGCAGCTCATCCGGAAACCCATCCTCACTGTCATGGGCCTGCTGGCTTTGCTGG GCGACGCTCAGGTCTGGGCGCAGGTGTGGGACCCAGCTGGGGACGACAACAGCACGGTGGGAGTCCTGGCCAGCACACACGAAGCCAAAACATCCGGCAGCTCAGACAGCTGGCAGACGTCAGTGCTGATCTACTGCAGTGACGACAACAGAACCTCCAGCCAGACCCATGATGTCACTGTCTCCCTGGAAGGACTGGCTCCACGGAGAG GGTTCTTCTCTTCAGATCTGGTCTACGTCGCCTACTACATGGACAACAATGTGACCAATCCGTACCGGCTGTGGCAGAGCATGGGCAGCCCCAGCTTCCCCACGCCGGAGCAGTTCAGGCAGCTGAGGAGCATGCAG GACGCTCATGTGGACGGGCCGTGGCCACTTCCTGCCGGAGACAAGCTGACTCTCAAGTTCAAACTCCTCCTGCCATCTGTGCTTCTGCTGCACGTGTGTGCTCGACCCCAGGCTGAGCCGGAGCAG GTGAATGGGCTGCGCTTCATCCGGATCACCAGAGGTCAAGTTCTGATCGTCTGGTCCGACCACTGTCTCCATTCCAA ATGCATTCTGACCTTTGAGGTGGAGTTTTCCCGCAGCCGGACAAGTTTCCGCCGAGTCAACGAACAAAACGTGGCCTTCagctcatttgttttctcaCCAG TGGACGAGGAAGTGAACGGTTGGTACCGAGTCCGTGCAGTGGACTACTGGGGGAGGCCTGGACGCTACTCGCTCCCTGAGGAGTATTCTGAGGTCAAAAGATGA